In one SAR324 cluster bacterium genomic region, the following are encoded:
- a CDS encoding acetyl/propionyl/methylcrotonyl-CoA carboxylase subunit alpha — translation MAHFSKILIANRGEIAVRVCRTAKALGYRTVAVFSEADANALHVQVADEAVCIGPPAVRSSYLNIENILAAAEKTGADAIHPGYGFLSENAYFSKACADSGLTFIGPDYQSILMMGNKRAAKERMIAAGVPCVPGYQEKDQRHERLLKEAIKTGFPLMIKAAAGGGGRGMRLVFDEKDLNDALLSAKSEALSAFGSDEIILEKAIMRPRHIEIQVFGDRHGNVVYLGERDCSIQRRHQKVVEEAPSPFVDPELRRKMGEAGVAAAKEVNYVGAGTVEFLVDEDKSFYFLEMNTRLQVEHPVTEMITGMDLVALQIKVAEGKPLGFTQEQVTLTGHAIEVRLYAEDPATGFLPQTGKVLAWHPTSNPGIRVDNGLAQDQEISSHYDPMVSKIISYGSDRLEAIRKLIKGLDDCVFLGLKHNKGFLMELLGHEEFVQGKATTALIGTHFPNEVLSKSRLTDQGFAIASALFYQQSAEASQPMNSLQYWKNSNAGTQVYKIRADDTKEQQTSLKVTEPGLFDVMVNRKSFELRIISIKDAKLRVMCNSIIRSYSCVVNDDGVWMEMEGIMVHFENLTHAPPQSSSAAGEGKMLSVMNGRIVAIRVKEGQSVTVGQTLVVLEAMKMEHQVKSDVAGTVKTILVHQDQQVKARQLLVEVEPSNPETKS, via the coding sequence ATGGCTCATTTTTCTAAAATACTAATTGCCAATCGCGGAGAAATTGCTGTTCGAGTATGCCGAACTGCCAAAGCTCTGGGATATCGCACCGTTGCGGTCTTCAGTGAAGCCGATGCCAACGCGCTCCATGTTCAGGTAGCGGATGAAGCTGTCTGTATTGGTCCTCCGGCAGTCAGAAGCTCCTATCTGAATATTGAAAACATTCTGGCGGCCGCTGAAAAAACCGGGGCCGATGCCATTCATCCCGGCTATGGATTTCTTTCGGAAAACGCCTATTTTTCCAAGGCCTGCGCTGACAGTGGCCTCACCTTTATCGGCCCGGACTACCAATCCATTCTGATGATGGGCAACAAACGCGCCGCCAAGGAACGGATGATTGCCGCGGGTGTTCCCTGCGTTCCCGGCTATCAGGAAAAAGATCAACGGCATGAACGACTGCTCAAAGAAGCGATCAAAACAGGATTTCCACTCATGATCAAAGCGGCGGCCGGCGGCGGTGGACGTGGAATGCGGCTGGTTTTTGACGAGAAGGATCTCAATGACGCCTTGCTTTCAGCCAAGTCCGAAGCCTTGAGCGCTTTTGGCAGTGATGAAATCATTCTGGAAAAAGCGATCATGCGTCCAAGGCACATTGAGATTCAGGTGTTTGGTGACCGGCATGGCAATGTTGTCTATCTCGGCGAACGGGATTGCTCCATTCAACGCCGACATCAGAAAGTGGTGGAAGAGGCGCCATCGCCTTTCGTTGATCCTGAATTACGACGCAAGATGGGCGAAGCTGGAGTTGCGGCGGCCAAAGAAGTGAATTATGTGGGCGCTGGAACCGTAGAGTTTCTGGTCGATGAAGACAAATCTTTCTATTTTCTGGAAATGAACACCCGCCTGCAAGTGGAACATCCTGTGACTGAAATGATCACCGGCATGGACCTGGTGGCACTTCAAATCAAGGTGGCCGAAGGGAAACCCCTGGGCTTCACCCAGGAACAGGTCACTCTGACCGGACATGCCATTGAAGTGCGCTTGTATGCGGAAGATCCCGCAACAGGTTTTCTGCCTCAGACAGGAAAAGTCCTGGCATGGCATCCCACCTCAAATCCGGGGATCCGTGTAGACAACGGGTTGGCACAGGATCAGGAGATTTCCTCACATTATGATCCGATGGTTTCAAAAATTATTTCCTATGGATCAGACCGTCTGGAAGCCATCCGAAAGCTGATAAAAGGCCTGGATGATTGTGTGTTTCTGGGATTAAAACACAATAAAGGCTTTCTCATGGAGCTTCTGGGACATGAAGAATTTGTGCAGGGAAAAGCGACCACCGCGTTGATTGGCACCCATTTCCCCAATGAAGTACTATCAAAATCCAGATTGACGGATCAGGGCTTTGCGATCGCCTCAGCATTGTTTTATCAACAAAGCGCTGAAGCCTCCCAACCCATGAACAGCCTGCAATACTGGAAAAATTCCAATGCCGGTACTCAGGTTTATAAAATCCGAGCGGATGACACCAAAGAACAGCAGACTTCACTGAAAGTGACGGAACCTGGATTGTTCGATGTCATGGTGAACAGGAAATCCTTTGAACTCAGAATCATTTCAATCAAGGACGCAAAGCTCCGGGTAATGTGCAATAGCATCATTCGCAGTTATTCCTGTGTGGTGAACGATGACGGTGTCTGGATGGAAATGGAAGGAATCATGGTTCATTTCGAGAATCTGACCCATGCCCCTCCTCAATCTTCCTCAGCGGCTGGAGAGGGAAAAATGCTGTCTGTCATGAATGGCCGCATTGTTGCCATTCGTGTCAAAGAAGGGCAATCTGTCACAGTTGGACAAACACTGGTGGTGCTGGAAGCCATGAAAATGGAACATCAGGTCAAATCCGATGTGGCTGGAACCGTCAAAACGATTCTGGTTCATCAGGATCAGCAAGTGAAAGCACGGCAATTGCTGGTGGAAGTCGAACCGTCAAACCCTGAAACAAAATCCTGA